TGCATCACTTTCGGCAACGCCAAACGCTTCGATCCCGGCCGTATCGGAGGCGTCCGTATTCTAGCGGAAACGGTCAGCGGGCCGGGCCTGCCGTTCATCACCGGTTCGGAAACATCGCCGGAAGAATTGCTGTTGCTGCGCCAAATTCTCGCCGACGTCGCAAGCGAACCCATGCTTGCGGATGTCCGCAATACCTTGTCGCTGCGGCGCTTTGAGGTGCTTGGTGACGCCGATTATAAGCCGTTGGCCGAGCTGGAGCGGCAGGCGATCGCGTTGGGCTATCCCGTCATCGCCTAAACCGCTCCTTCAGCCCATCACTCCGCCGTCAGCTTTATCGTTTGCGTCGCAAAGCGCGAGGACGAGATGTCGACGGTGATTGCCCCCGCTTCGCCGGTCGCCTGCAGCCAGAAGCCGGTGGTGCCTCCCTGGAAGGCCATCGTCTTCGGGCCGATGACCTTGGCGGGGCCCGTCACCTCAACCGTTGCAATATCGTTGAGGAAGGGCAGGCGGGAGCCCGCCTGATCGAGCGCTCGGATAATGACGCGTGTCGTGTCGCAATCACCGGCACGAAGCTTCAGGCTGTCGGCCTTCACCTCGAGCGTCGTTGGCACGGGATCGGCGACCATATGCAGCGTTGCGACTGCCTTGCCGCCAATGAGCCCGGTGAAATGCGCGTCCTCCCATTCCATGCCCCAGACACCCAGTTCGTCCTTCGTGAAATGGCGATGGTCGAAGACGACGGGCGGATGCGGCAAATGCGGGAAATTCTCGCGATCAGGGCCGATACGTTTGACGATGGAGCCGTAGCGCAGCTCGATTTCATCGCAATTGGTGAGCACGATCAGCGGCAGCACGCCGCCGATGTTGCGCTCGCCCCGCGCCCATTGGGTCACCGGCTTCATCACGATCTCGTCGGAAGGATCGCACTGGCTGATGTAGCCATAGGCCGCGAATTTCGGCTCGCGGAACATGTCCATGACGCCGTGATAGCAGATGCGGTCGCCGGAGCCGAAATCGCTGTGGGTGTTGTAGTCGAACATGCACCAGCCGATGCAGCCGGAAATTGACGGATCGCCATAGGCCGCGTTCAGCACTTCCAGATGCCGGCGCACATGTTCGGCCTGGCGCTGTTCTTGATCGTAGATCTTCGTCGGATACATGTGGCCGCCGAACTCGGTGATCAGATAGGGCACATTCTGCGAGAGGCCGGTATTCTCCTGCTGCGGCCGGAGAGGCGTGCGCGGACGGTTGACGCCCGGCAGTTCCTCGTTGCCGAGAATGAAGTCGTTCATCGTATAAACGTCTTCGAGCAGTTCGCTCTCGGTAATGTAGCGCACGCCGCCGGTCTGACGGGTCGGATCGAGTTCGCGCGCAAGCCTGTTGGTCTCGACGTAGAAATCGTGGGAATCCTGCGATTCGTTGATGCGCACGCCCCAGATGATGATCGAGGGATGGTTCCAGTCGCGTTCGATCATGCGACGGACATTGCGGATCGATTCCTGTTTCCAGGTTTCGCCGCCGATATGCTGCCAGCCGGGGATTTCCTCGAAGACCAGGAGACCGATTCGGTCGCAATGATCCAGGAACCAGGTCGATTGCGGGTAATGCGATGTGCGCACGACATTGCACTTCAGCGTATGCTTCATGATCTCGGCGTCACGCTCCTGCGCGGAGCGGCCCATCGCATAGCCGGCATAGGGGAAGGCCTGGTGACGGTTGAGACCGCGCAGCTTCAGCTTGCGGCCGTTCAGCAGAAAGCCTTCGGCGGTGAATTCGGCGGTACGGAAGCCGAAATTTGCCGTGTACCGGTCCGACCCATGGTCGGTCTTGAGTTCGGCATCGACGGTGTAGAGCGCTGGGTTGTCGAGTTCCCACAGCGAGATACCGGCCAGATTGTCGAAGTCGAAGGTGAGGCTGCTGCCGGAGGTCTCGGCGACGGTCGAGGCCAGCACGGTGCCATCGGGCGCGCGAAGGCTGGCCGTCACGGTGCCGTTGAAGGCGAGGCCTTGCGGATTGGCGATATCGCAGCGAACGGTGGCTGATTTTGCGGCGGCAAGTACATTGCCGGTCTCGACCTTGACGTTGGCGATCGAGACGGGTGCTGCGACCTTCAGCCAGACATCGCGGTAGATGCCTGCATAGGTGAGATAGTCGATACGGCCGCCGAAGGGCGGGATTTCCGGATTTTCGCTGCCGTCGATCTTGACTGTGATCAGATTGTCGCTCTGCTTGAGGCGGCCGGTCAGACGTGCCTCGAAGGGCGTATAGCCGTCCTTGTGGGCGACGATTTCCTCGCCGTTGAGATAGACCACCGCATCGGCCATGGCGGCGTCGAACACTAGCGACACTTCACGTCCGACGAAATCCGCGCTCCAGGTCAGGATCTTCTGGTAAGTGAAGGCGCGTTGATAGGATTTCTCGTCGAAATAATTGAACGGCAGCTCGACCGCAGTGTGCGGCAGGGTGACCGGCTGTCCCTCCTGACGGCGGCCAACTTCGGCAAGCGAGAATCCTTCCTGAAAGGTCCAGGATTCGTTGAAAGCGACAACAGAACGCATGTTCATTCCTATTGATGGAGCTCGTCGCAGCCTCGACGAACGCGTATTGCTTGGAAAAAGGCGCGGTTGCGATGCGAAGCATGGTCGCAGCCGGGCGATATCTATACAGGCCTCTCGCGATGGTGCAACGAAATCGGCTATCGGATCGGCATTTCCTGATGGCCGCCCTCTTGCCCGCGATCTAAAAAACATACAATATACATACATTCCTCTGGAGGTACCAACATGAGCGACGATCAGGCAACGTCCTTCTGGACCCCCTCCATCAGCAGGGCGATGGGGCCGGTCTATCTGGCGATCGCCGATGCCTTGCAGGCCGACATCCGTGCTGGCCGTCTGGCGACCGGCGCGCGCCTGCCGCCGCAACGGGCGCTGGCAGAGACGCTCGGCATCGATTTCACCACTGTCACCCGCGCCTATGCCGAAGCGCGCAAACGAGGTCTGGTGGAGGGTCGGATCGGACAGGGCACCTATGTCAGCCAGGGCCGGACAGCGCCGCCCCAGCGACAAAAACCTGTTCCCGGCGGACTGGTCGATATGAGCATGAATCTGCCGCCGCGCTTCGACGACGAGGCCCTGACAGCGCGGATGTGGCAGGGGATCGGCGGGCTGGAAATCAGCGATGGGCTGGACCTCTTGCTGCGCTACCAACAACCGGGCGGCGCTGCCCGCGACCGCGAGGCCGGAGCGGAATGGCTCGCAAGCCGGCTGCCTGGTATCCGGCCGGAACGCATCCTCGTCTGCCCCGGCGCTCAAGGCGCGCTACTGGCGATTACCCGCATGCTGACGGCTCCGGGCGACACAGTCTGCGCCGAGACATTGACGTATCCGGGCTTTCTCTCTGTCGCAGCGCACTCGCGGCTGACTATAGCAGGTGTAGAAATCGACGATAATGGCTTGATTCCTGAGGCTTTTGAGCAAATCTGCGTTAGCAGGCGGCCCAAGGCGCTCTATTGCAATCCAACCATCAACAATCCAACGACGATCACCTTGCCGTTGTCGCGGCGCAAAGCCATCCTGGAGATCGCCGCCCGTTACGATGTCGATGTCATCGAGGACGATGCCTATGGCGCGCTGCCGATGCAGCCGGTCGCGCCACTGGCGGCGCTTGCGCCGGAGCGGGTTTATCATATCGCCGGTCTTGCCAAATGCCTTTCACCCGCGCTGCGCATCGCCTATCTCGCAGTGCCGAATTTGCGCGCGGCGACCAGGCTTGCTGGTATCATCCGAGCGACCTCCGCCATGGCCTCGCCGCTGTCAGCCGCGATTGCCAGCCGCTGGATCGAAGATGGTACGGCAGAGGCTGTGCTGGCCGCCATCCGACGGGAAACCAAGGCGCGCCAAGCGATTGCGGCGGAGTTGTTGCCTGCCGCCGATCTCTTGGCGGATCCCGAGGGTTTTCATGCCTGGTTGCGGCTGCCGCCCGTATGGTCGCGCGGCGAATTCACGGCGCGGCTGCGCTCTGCAGGCATTGGCGTTGTCGCGAGCGATGCCTTTGCCCTTGGTCCGGCGCCGGAAGCGGTCCGCCTTGGGCTCGGTGTCGCGGAAGATCGCGAACATCTGCGCCAGAGCCTCGGCATTG
The nucleotide sequence above comes from Rhizobium sp. CB3090. Encoded proteins:
- a CDS encoding glycoside hydrolase family 2 TIM barrel-domain containing protein; the encoded protein is MRSVVAFNESWTFQEGFSLAEVGRRQEGQPVTLPHTAVELPFNYFDEKSYQRAFTYQKILTWSADFVGREVSLVFDAAMADAVVYLNGEEIVAHKDGYTPFEARLTGRLKQSDNLITVKIDGSENPEIPPFGGRIDYLTYAGIYRDVWLKVAAPVSIANVKVETGNVLAAAKSATVRCDIANPQGLAFNGTVTASLRAPDGTVLASTVAETSGSSLTFDFDNLAGISLWELDNPALYTVDAELKTDHGSDRYTANFGFRTAEFTAEGFLLNGRKLKLRGLNRHQAFPYAGYAMGRSAQERDAEIMKHTLKCNVVRTSHYPQSTWFLDHCDRIGLLVFEEIPGWQHIGGETWKQESIRNVRRMIERDWNHPSIIIWGVRINESQDSHDFYVETNRLARELDPTRQTGGVRYITESELLEDVYTMNDFILGNEELPGVNRPRTPLRPQQENTGLSQNVPYLITEFGGHMYPTKIYDQEQRQAEHVRRHLEVLNAAYGDPSISGCIGWCMFDYNTHSDFGSGDRICYHGVMDMFREPKFAAYGYISQCDPSDEIVMKPVTQWARGERNIGGVLPLIVLTNCDEIELRYGSIVKRIGPDRENFPHLPHPPVVFDHRHFTKDELGVWGMEWEDAHFTGLIGGKAVATLHMVADPVPTTLEVKADSLKLRAGDCDTTRVIIRALDQAGSRLPFLNDIATVEVTGPAKVIGPKTMAFQGGTTGFWLQATGEAGAITVDISSSRFATQTIKLTAE
- a CDS encoding PLP-dependent aminotransferase family protein: MSDDQATSFWTPSISRAMGPVYLAIADALQADIRAGRLATGARLPPQRALAETLGIDFTTVTRAYAEARKRGLVEGRIGQGTYVSQGRTAPPQRQKPVPGGLVDMSMNLPPRFDDEALTARMWQGIGGLEISDGLDLLLRYQQPGGAARDREAGAEWLASRLPGIRPERILVCPGAQGALLAITRMLTAPGDTVCAETLTYPGFLSVAAHSRLTIAGVEIDDNGLIPEAFEQICVSRRPKALYCNPTINNPTTITLPLSRRKAILEIAARYDVDVIEDDAYGALPMQPVAPLAALAPERVYHIAGLAKCLSPALRIAYLAVPNLRAATRLAGIIRATSAMASPLSAAIASRWIEDGTAEAVLAAIRRETKARQAIAAELLPAADLLADPEGFHAWLRLPPVWSRGEFTARLRSAGIGVVASDAFALGPAPEAVRLGLGVAEDREHLRQSLGIVADLLSETPAASAIVI